A window from Gasterosteus aculeatus chromosome 14, fGasAcu3.hap1.1, whole genome shotgun sequence encodes these proteins:
- the coq4 gene encoding ubiquinone biosynthesis protein COQ4 homolog, mitochondrial isoform X3 has protein sequence MSLSSLGRSCWRFSRLRCTFTPKAVCVKRVHGSTSVFTDRCYEGLYPGHIHTTALQKTLLAVGSGVAALHDPYRHDMVAVLGETTGHLALMNLRDKMRNDPEGFTILAERPRIRLSTLDLKEMASLPDGSLGREYLRFLEDNHVTPDSRADVKFVDDEELAYVMQRYREVHDLLHTLLGMPTNMLGEVAVKWFEAAQTGLPMCALGAVLGPLRLNASRLQSLFTSLGPWALQNGRRARCVLSIFYERRWAQSIEDLRQELNIQTPPVTLTATKRRNI, from the exons ATGTCGCTGTCCTCGCTCGGTCGATCTTGCTGGAGGTTTAGTCGGCTACGGTGCACTTTTACCCCCAAAG cagtgtgtgtgaaGCGGGTGCACGGCAGCACCAGTGTGTTCACAGACCGCTGCTATGAGGGTCTGTATCCCGGTCATATCCACACTACTGCCCTCCAGAAGACCCTGCTGGCTGTTGGGTCCGGTGTGGCTGCACTACATGACCCCTACAGACATG ACATGGTGGCAGTGCTCGGAGAGACGACAGGACACCTGGCGTTGATGAACCTCAGGGACAAGATGAGAAACGACCCCGAGGGCTTCACAATCCTTGC AGAAAGGCCAAGGATCCGGCTGAGTACACTTGATCTAAAAGAAATGGCCTCTCTGCCTGACGGCTCTCTTGGAAGAGAATACCTTCGTTTTCTAGAGGATAAT CATGTGACCCCCGACTCGAGGGCAGACGTGAAGTTTGTAGACGATGAGGAGCTAGCTTACGTCATGCAGAGATACAGGGAGGTCCATGATCTGCTGCATACCTTATTGGGTATGCCCACCAACATGCTCG GTGAAGTGGCAGTGAAGTGGTTTGAAGCTGCTCAGACTGGGCTTCCCATGTGTGCACTGGGAGCTGTGTTGGGGCCTCTTCGGCTGAATGCAAG CCGTTTGCAGTCGCTGTTCACGTCCTTGGGCCCTTGGGCTCTGCAGAATGGTCGTCGGGCCCGCTGCGTTCTTAGCATCTTCTACGAGAGACGATGGGCGCAGAGCATCGAAGACCTCCGACAGGAGCTCAACATACAGACCCCTCCCGTCACTCTCACTGCTACCAAGAGAAGAAACATCTGA
- the coq4 gene encoding ubiquinone biosynthesis protein COQ4 homolog, mitochondrial isoform X1 — MSLSSLGRSCWRFSRLRCTFTPKGMSLFSWLCVNWNTPSPVHRSVCVKRVHGSTSVFTDRCYEGLYPGHIHTTALQKTLLAVGSGVAALHDPYRHDMVAVLGETTGHLALMNLRDKMRNDPEGFTILAERPRIRLSTLDLKEMASLPDGSLGREYLRFLEDNHVTPDSRADVKFVDDEELAYVMQRYREVHDLLHTLLGMPTNMLGEVAVKWFEAAQTGLPMCALGAVLGPLRLNASRLQSLFTSLGPWALQNGRRARCVLSIFYERRWAQSIEDLRQELNIQTPPVTLTATKRRNI, encoded by the exons ATGTCGCTGTCCTCGCTCGGTCGATCTTGCTGGAGGTTTAGTCGGCTACGGTGCACTTTTACCCCCAAAGGTATGAGTCTCTTCAGCTGGCTGTGCGTTAACTGGAACACCCCTTCACCAGTACATAGAT cagtgtgtgtgaaGCGGGTGCACGGCAGCACCAGTGTGTTCACAGACCGCTGCTATGAGGGTCTGTATCCCGGTCATATCCACACTACTGCCCTCCAGAAGACCCTGCTGGCTGTTGGGTCCGGTGTGGCTGCACTACATGACCCCTACAGACATG ACATGGTGGCAGTGCTCGGAGAGACGACAGGACACCTGGCGTTGATGAACCTCAGGGACAAGATGAGAAACGACCCCGAGGGCTTCACAATCCTTGC AGAAAGGCCAAGGATCCGGCTGAGTACACTTGATCTAAAAGAAATGGCCTCTCTGCCTGACGGCTCTCTTGGAAGAGAATACCTTCGTTTTCTAGAGGATAAT CATGTGACCCCCGACTCGAGGGCAGACGTGAAGTTTGTAGACGATGAGGAGCTAGCTTACGTCATGCAGAGATACAGGGAGGTCCATGATCTGCTGCATACCTTATTGGGTATGCCCACCAACATGCTCG GTGAAGTGGCAGTGAAGTGGTTTGAAGCTGCTCAGACTGGGCTTCCCATGTGTGCACTGGGAGCTGTGTTGGGGCCTCTTCGGCTGAATGCAAG CCGTTTGCAGTCGCTGTTCACGTCCTTGGGCCCTTGGGCTCTGCAGAATGGTCGTCGGGCCCGCTGCGTTCTTAGCATCTTCTACGAGAGACGATGGGCGCAGAGCATCGAAGACCTCCGACAGGAGCTCAACATACAGACCCCTCCCGTCACTCTCACTGCTACCAAGAGAAGAAACATCTGA
- the coq4 gene encoding ubiquinone biosynthesis protein COQ4 homolog, mitochondrial isoform X5 has protein sequence MVAVLGETTGHLALMNLRDKMRNDPEGFTILAERPRIRLSTLDLKEMASLPDGSLGREYLRFLEDNHVTPDSRADVKFVDDEELAYVMQRYREVHDLLHTLLGMPTNMLGEVAVKWFEAAQTGLPMCALGAVLGPLRLNASRLQSLFTSLGPWALQNGRRARCVLSIFYERRWAQSIEDLRQELNIQTPPVTLTATKRRNI, from the exons ATGGTGGCAGTGCTCGGAGAGACGACAGGACACCTGGCGTTGATGAACCTCAGGGACAAGATGAGAAACGACCCCGAGGGCTTCACAATCCTTGC AGAAAGGCCAAGGATCCGGCTGAGTACACTTGATCTAAAAGAAATGGCCTCTCTGCCTGACGGCTCTCTTGGAAGAGAATACCTTCGTTTTCTAGAGGATAAT CATGTGACCCCCGACTCGAGGGCAGACGTGAAGTTTGTAGACGATGAGGAGCTAGCTTACGTCATGCAGAGATACAGGGAGGTCCATGATCTGCTGCATACCTTATTGGGTATGCCCACCAACATGCTCG GTGAAGTGGCAGTGAAGTGGTTTGAAGCTGCTCAGACTGGGCTTCCCATGTGTGCACTGGGAGCTGTGTTGGGGCCTCTTCGGCTGAATGCAAG CCGTTTGCAGTCGCTGTTCACGTCCTTGGGCCCTTGGGCTCTGCAGAATGGTCGTCGGGCCCGCTGCGTTCTTAGCATCTTCTACGAGAGACGATGGGCGCAGAGCATCGAAGACCTCCGACAGGAGCTCAACATACAGACCCCTCCCGTCACTCTCACTGCTACCAAGAGAAGAAACATCTGA
- the coq4 gene encoding ubiquinone biosynthesis protein COQ4 homolog, mitochondrial isoform X2 → MSLSSLGRSCWRFSRLRCTFTPKGMSLFSWLCVNWNTPSPVHRLCVKRVHGSTSVFTDRCYEGLYPGHIHTTALQKTLLAVGSGVAALHDPYRHDMVAVLGETTGHLALMNLRDKMRNDPEGFTILAERPRIRLSTLDLKEMASLPDGSLGREYLRFLEDNHVTPDSRADVKFVDDEELAYVMQRYREVHDLLHTLLGMPTNMLGEVAVKWFEAAQTGLPMCALGAVLGPLRLNASRLQSLFTSLGPWALQNGRRARCVLSIFYERRWAQSIEDLRQELNIQTPPVTLTATKRRNI, encoded by the exons ATGTCGCTGTCCTCGCTCGGTCGATCTTGCTGGAGGTTTAGTCGGCTACGGTGCACTTTTACCCCCAAAGGTATGAGTCTCTTCAGCTGGCTGTGCGTTAACTGGAACACCCCTTCACCAGTACATAGAT tgtgtgtgaaGCGGGTGCACGGCAGCACCAGTGTGTTCACAGACCGCTGCTATGAGGGTCTGTATCCCGGTCATATCCACACTACTGCCCTCCAGAAGACCCTGCTGGCTGTTGGGTCCGGTGTGGCTGCACTACATGACCCCTACAGACATG ACATGGTGGCAGTGCTCGGAGAGACGACAGGACACCTGGCGTTGATGAACCTCAGGGACAAGATGAGAAACGACCCCGAGGGCTTCACAATCCTTGC AGAAAGGCCAAGGATCCGGCTGAGTACACTTGATCTAAAAGAAATGGCCTCTCTGCCTGACGGCTCTCTTGGAAGAGAATACCTTCGTTTTCTAGAGGATAAT CATGTGACCCCCGACTCGAGGGCAGACGTGAAGTTTGTAGACGATGAGGAGCTAGCTTACGTCATGCAGAGATACAGGGAGGTCCATGATCTGCTGCATACCTTATTGGGTATGCCCACCAACATGCTCG GTGAAGTGGCAGTGAAGTGGTTTGAAGCTGCTCAGACTGGGCTTCCCATGTGTGCACTGGGAGCTGTGTTGGGGCCTCTTCGGCTGAATGCAAG CCGTTTGCAGTCGCTGTTCACGTCCTTGGGCCCTTGGGCTCTGCAGAATGGTCGTCGGGCCCGCTGCGTTCTTAGCATCTTCTACGAGAGACGATGGGCGCAGAGCATCGAAGACCTCCGACAGGAGCTCAACATACAGACCCCTCCCGTCACTCTCACTGCTACCAAGAGAAGAAACATCTGA
- the traf2b gene encoding TNF receptor-associated factor 2 codes for MARISLDCPVSLPGIPLSVLSVPMENKYKCQQCLLVLRKPVQAQCGHRFCVHCFRQLTSYGPKPCDACRQEEIYEEPISILNSNEAFPDNAAGREIASLPAKCLNQGCDWTGSIKEYEAQHEGRCELERMQCEACKMPILCTDKDRHNERECEERTLNCKYCKMTFNFKEIKAHDEICLKFPLQCKDCGKKKIPREKFNDHSKSCAKSKSSCPFNDVGCKYMMENGKLGDHEHSSAVEHLRLLLPLVLSSVSLAGGDAAGELQEDSGLGLYRAPEEGVATGAGAAASALSLDMEKKVNALENIVCVLNREVGRNSVTLEAFSHQHQLDQEKIENLSNKLLQLERTVSMKDLQLSATDQLLKELQFCTYDGIFVWKISDFSRRRQDAVAGRTPAMFSPAFYSSKYGYKMCLRLYLNGDGTGRGTHLSLFFVVMRGKCDALLKWPFSQKVTLMLLDQNNREHIIDAFRPDVTSTSFQRPISEMNIASGCPLFCPLAKLAGKSPYLRDDTIFIKAIVDLTGL; via the exons ATGGCCCGCATCTCGTTGGACTGCCCCGTCTCCCTGCCAGGGATCCCCCTCAGTGTCCTGTCTGTGCCCATGGAGAATAAGTACAAATGTCAGCAGTGTCTCCTGGTCCTGAGGAAGCCCGTCCAGGCTCAGTGCGGCCACCGCTTCTGTGTACACTGCTTCAGGCAGCTCACCAG ttATGGGCCAAAGCCTTGTGACGCCTGCCGCCAGGAGGAGATATACGAGGAGCCCATTTCAATTCTCAATAGTAATGAG gCGTTTCCAGACAATGCAGCCGGAAGAGAGATAGCGAGTCTGCCCGCCAAGTGTTTGAACCAGGGCTGTGATTGGACAGGCTCCATTAAAGAGTACGAG GCTCAGCATGAAGGCCGCTGTGAACTGGAAAGGATGCAGTGCGAGGCCTGCAAAATGCCCATCCTTTGTACGGACAAGGACAGACACAACGAGAGAGAATGTGAGGAGAGAACGCTCAACTGTAAATACTGCAAAATGACCTTCAACTTTAAAGAGAtcaag gCCCATGATGAGATCTGTCTAAAGTTCCCCTTACAATGCAAAGACTGTGGCAAGAAGAAGATCCCAAGAGAAAAG TTTAATGACCACAGCAAGTCCTGTGCAAAGTCAAAGAGTTCCTGTCCATTCAATGATGTGGGCTGCAAGTATATG ATGGAGAACGGGAAGCTGGGCGACCACGAGCACAGCAGCGCCGTGGAGCACCTGCGTCTGCTGCTGCCCCTGGTGCTGTCCTCGGTGTCCCTGGCGGGGGGCGACGCCGCgggggagctgcaggaggactcCGGCCTGGGCCTGTACAGGGCTCCTGAGGAGGGAGTCGCTACGGGCGCCGGAGCTGCAGCCTCCGCGCTGTCCCTGGACATGGAAAAAAAG GTGAACGCTTTAGAAAACATTGTGTGCGTCTTGAACCGAGAGGTAGGGCGCAACTCAGTGACGCTGGAGGCCTTCTCCCACCAGCACCAACTAGACCAGGAGAAGATCGAAAACCTCTCCAACAAACTGCTTCAGCTGGAGCGGACGGTGTCCATGAAGGACTTGCAGCTGTCCGCAACGGACCAGCTGCTGAAAGAACTGCAGTTCTGCACCTACGACGGGATATTTGTGTGGAAGATCTCCGACTTCTCGCGCCGCCGGCAGGACGCCGTGGCCGGCCGGACGCCCGCCATGTTCTCGCCAG CGTTTTACTCCAGCAAGTACGGCTACAAGATGTGTCTGAGGCTATACTTGAACGGCGACGGGACGGGCCGAGGGACGCACCTGTCGCTGTTCTTCGTCGTCATGAGGGGAAAGTGCGACGCTCTGCTCAAATGGCCGTTCAGCCAGAAG GTGACACTGATGCTCTTGGATCAGAACAACAGGGAGCACATCATCGACGCCTTCCGCCCCgacgtcacctccacctccttccaGCGGCCAATCAGTGAGATGAACATCGCCAGCGGCTGCCCGCTGTTCTGTCCGCTGGCTAAGCTGGCGGGCAAGAGCCCCTATCTGAGAGACGATACCATATTCATCAAGGCGATTGTAGACCTCACGGGCTTGTGA
- the coq4 gene encoding ubiquinone biosynthesis protein COQ4 homolog, mitochondrial isoform X4, with protein MSLSSLGRSCWRFSRLRCTFTPKVCVKRVHGSTSVFTDRCYEGLYPGHIHTTALQKTLLAVGSGVAALHDPYRHDMVAVLGETTGHLALMNLRDKMRNDPEGFTILAERPRIRLSTLDLKEMASLPDGSLGREYLRFLEDNHVTPDSRADVKFVDDEELAYVMQRYREVHDLLHTLLGMPTNMLGEVAVKWFEAAQTGLPMCALGAVLGPLRLNASRLQSLFTSLGPWALQNGRRARCVLSIFYERRWAQSIEDLRQELNIQTPPVTLTATKRRNI; from the exons ATGTCGCTGTCCTCGCTCGGTCGATCTTGCTGGAGGTTTAGTCGGCTACGGTGCACTTTTACCCCCAAAG tgtgtgtgaaGCGGGTGCACGGCAGCACCAGTGTGTTCACAGACCGCTGCTATGAGGGTCTGTATCCCGGTCATATCCACACTACTGCCCTCCAGAAGACCCTGCTGGCTGTTGGGTCCGGTGTGGCTGCACTACATGACCCCTACAGACATG ACATGGTGGCAGTGCTCGGAGAGACGACAGGACACCTGGCGTTGATGAACCTCAGGGACAAGATGAGAAACGACCCCGAGGGCTTCACAATCCTTGC AGAAAGGCCAAGGATCCGGCTGAGTACACTTGATCTAAAAGAAATGGCCTCTCTGCCTGACGGCTCTCTTGGAAGAGAATACCTTCGTTTTCTAGAGGATAAT CATGTGACCCCCGACTCGAGGGCAGACGTGAAGTTTGTAGACGATGAGGAGCTAGCTTACGTCATGCAGAGATACAGGGAGGTCCATGATCTGCTGCATACCTTATTGGGTATGCCCACCAACATGCTCG GTGAAGTGGCAGTGAAGTGGTTTGAAGCTGCTCAGACTGGGCTTCCCATGTGTGCACTGGGAGCTGTGTTGGGGCCTCTTCGGCTGAATGCAAG CCGTTTGCAGTCGCTGTTCACGTCCTTGGGCCCTTGGGCTCTGCAGAATGGTCGTCGGGCCCGCTGCGTTCTTAGCATCTTCTACGAGAGACGATGGGCGCAGAGCATCGAAGACCTCCGACAGGAGCTCAACATACAGACCCCTCCCGTCACTCTCACTGCTACCAAGAGAAGAAACATCTGA
- the bspry gene encoding B box and SPRY domain-containing protein has protein sequence MTEELTPCDLTCPSSPTPGASGPKETGFDQPIFSVLSGGVERRRRPQEEREEEEEEEAETSPAGTTATADAESGIFSGEFEVCVEHEAELDWFCGTERKLICSHCAIVGPCHGHTVTPLATRVTAVRNRLVDVCEKMQLQALRIERFIEQTLTDKERKLQLAATSAREQVLAQVGAVREALEEEEQRLLEEVQREEERVEQCLLTQRAHWSQALASLTQTRSGLVHTLTHTPDGQLVTSVQEIADRVEEADGVGEPCDTEQLSLTRGCSDSRLLRGLWASAVLLGPNAYGSSSLRFDERTVSPLLSLSDDLYTLTFSPKKSRQLPQYDPARFDRWPNALGSLSVSSGTHSWVVDVGQSGAFKVGVCYASLERKGSGDEARLGQNERSWVLSHYDGDYSFWHAGKKEPLLVARKPQRIGLLLDWTSQTLLFYEADSSAVLHSVTHQFGAPLLPAFAVTDRSITILH, from the exons ATGACCGAGGAGCTCACACCGTGCGACCTGACGTGCCCGTCTTCCCCGACCCCCGGCGCCTCGGGGCCCAAGGAGACGGGCTTCGATCAGCCCATTTTCTCCGTGTTGAGCGGCGGcgtggagcggcggcggcggccgcaggaggagagagaggaggaggaggaggaggaggcggaaacCTCACCGGCCGGGACCACCGCCACCGCCGACGCCGAGTCCGGCATCTTCTCCGGTGAATTTGAGGTGTGCGTGGAGCACGAAGCTGAGCTCGACTGGTTCTGCGGCACCGAACGGAAACTGATCTGCTCCCATTGCGCCATCGTGGGCCCCTGCCACGGACACACCGTGACCCCTCTGGCCACCCGAGTAACCGCAGTGAGG AACCGACTGGTGGATGTGTGTGAGAAAATGCAGCTGCAGGCACTGAGGATTGAGAGATTTATTGAGCAGACGTTGACAGACAAAGAGCGAAAACTTCAG TTGGCGGCGACCAGCGCGAGGGAGCAGGTCTTGGCTCAGGTCGGCGCGGTGCGTGAagccctggaggaggaggagcagcgtctcctggaggaggtgcagagagaggaggagcgggTGGAGCAGTGCCTCCTCACCCAGAGAGCCCACTGGAGCCAGGCGTTGGCGAGTCTGACGCAGACGCGCTCGGGCCTGGTGCACACGCTGACGCACACGCCGGACGGCCAGCTGGTG ACGAGTGTCCAGGAGATAGCCGACAG GGTGGAGGAAGCCGACGGGGTCGGGGAGCCGTGTGACACGGAGCAGCTCAGCCTGACCAGAGGCTGCAGTGACAGCAGGCTGCTGAGGGGCCTGTGGGCCAGCGCCGTGCTGCTGGGGCCCAACG CTTACGGGTCGTCTTCTCTGCGGTTCGACGAGCGCACGGTGAGCCCTCTGCTGTCCCTCTCCGACGACCTTTACACTTTGACCTTCTCCCCCAAAAAATCTCGCCAACTGCCCCAGTACGACCCGGCGCGGTTCGACCGCTGGCCCAACGCCCTCGGCTCGCTGTCCGTGTCCTCCGGCACCCACAGCTGGGTGGTGGACGTGGGCCAGAGCGGCGCCTTCAAGGTCGGGGTCTGCTACGCCTCCCTGGAGCGCAAGGGCTCAGGAGACGAGGCGCGGCTGGGCCAAAACGAACGGTCTTGGGTGCTGTCTCACTACGACGGGGACTACTCCTTCTGGCACGCCGGGAAGAAGGAGCCCCTGCTGGTGGCCAGGAAACCCCAGAGGATCGGCCTGCTGCTGGACTGGACCAGTCAGACGCTGTTGTTTTACGAGGCCGACTCCAGCGCCGTCCTCCACTCCGTCACGCATCAGTTCGGCGCCCCGCTGCTGCCGGCGTTCGCCGTGACGGACCGCAGCATCACCATCCTGCATTGA